The following are encoded together in the Rhodothermaceae bacterium genome:
- a CDS encoding glycosyl hydrolase, with the protein MPYILRAFFALALLITFPVSAQDNLVSETDFSALKLRNVGPAFTSGRIADIAMHPEDDNVWYVAVGSGGVWKTINAGTTWESLFDGQGSYSIGAITLDSRNPHTVWVGTGENVGGRHVGYGDGIYRSDDGGNTWNNMGLKESRHISRIIVHPDNSDVIWVAAQGPLWNSGGERGLYMSTDGGESWERTLGDDEWVGVTDLVIDPRDPAVLYAATWQRHRNVAAYMGGGPGSGLHRSTDGGQTWTPLTNGIPKSNLGKIGLAISPQNPDIVYAAIELDLTTGGIFMSADRGASWEKMSDAVAGATGPHYYQELYASPHKEGTIYLMDVRVQVSHDHGRTISLLENTTDKHVDNHAMGFRMDDPDYILMGTDGGLFETFDGTETWHFIANLPVTQYYKVAVDDQEPFYRIFGGTQDNGSHGGPSQTDNQHGIRNADWFKTLGGDGHQSATEPGNPDIMYAQSQQGRLHRVDLLTGEQTLIQPQAGLGEKHERYNWDAPILVSPHEPTTIYFGSYRVWKSTDRGDSWVAISGDLTRDQERLALPIMGHVQSYNNPWDLNAMSVYNTITSLAESPVEAGLLYVGTDDGLIQISEDDGQNWRSVEVGSIDGIPSTAFVNHVYADLHDADVVYAALDDHKFGDLSPYLIKSSDRGRSWTSIAENLPDRTLIWRIVQDHVNPNLLFTATEFGIYFTIDGGDQWIKLASDANISFRDLVIQQRENDLVGASFGRGFFVLDDYTPLREISTELLSQDAHLFSPRTTRLYVERDVAGGSQGTNYYAAPNPPYGATFTYYLREGSKTLRQIRREREKKIGAGEDVPFPGWDALEAEENEVPDKVYVVIRDAANQVAGRVSGSTSKGMHRVTWNLRYPSSAVVTPGNTGNNSSQYLASPGTYSATLVRVSDGVESVLSGPVTLEIVPLREPALAGKTPDEINTYRARAASLMQRASLLSGSVSENLELLEAMEAAHLRAPNPSSDLTAELHSARSALLEINLILSGYESKEGPGERDAPTVMSRLFVGQSGLRTTYGPTALHEQSLDAGEAQLGDLESALTSFVETVLPAVTSALEATGAPPIRE; encoded by the coding sequence ATGCCTTACATCCTCCGCGCATTTTTTGCGCTTGCACTTCTGATTACATTCCCCGTTTCAGCGCAAGACAACTTGGTCAGCGAGACCGATTTCTCCGCTCTGAAACTTCGTAATGTTGGCCCTGCATTTACTTCTGGCCGCATTGCTGACATTGCGATGCATCCTGAAGATGATAACGTGTGGTACGTTGCCGTAGGCAGTGGAGGAGTATGGAAAACGATCAATGCCGGAACCACTTGGGAGTCGCTCTTTGACGGTCAGGGGTCCTATTCAATTGGGGCGATAACCCTTGATTCGAGAAACCCACATACTGTTTGGGTGGGAACTGGTGAAAATGTCGGCGGACGGCATGTGGGCTACGGCGATGGCATCTACCGTAGCGATGACGGAGGCAATACCTGGAATAATATGGGCCTGAAGGAATCGAGGCATATCTCCCGGATCATTGTGCATCCCGATAATAGCGATGTGATCTGGGTGGCTGCACAGGGTCCACTATGGAACAGTGGTGGTGAGCGTGGACTCTATATGAGTACTGATGGTGGTGAGTCATGGGAACGCACACTCGGGGACGATGAATGGGTTGGGGTTACGGATTTAGTCATTGATCCGCGGGATCCCGCAGTTCTTTATGCCGCTACCTGGCAAAGACACAGGAATGTAGCCGCCTATATGGGAGGGGGGCCCGGCAGCGGACTCCACAGAAGCACGGATGGTGGGCAAACCTGGACCCCGCTGACCAATGGTATCCCAAAGTCGAACCTAGGTAAGATCGGACTCGCGATTTCGCCGCAGAATCCCGACATCGTCTATGCAGCCATCGAACTCGACTTGACGACGGGTGGCATTTTCATGTCTGCCGACCGGGGGGCATCCTGGGAGAAGATGTCTGATGCAGTGGCTGGCGCAACCGGTCCACACTATTACCAGGAGCTCTATGCCTCTCCGCACAAAGAGGGAACGATATACCTCATGGATGTGCGTGTTCAGGTCTCCCACGATCATGGTCGTACCATTTCGCTCCTGGAGAACACGACAGATAAACATGTGGATAACCATGCAATGGGATTCCGGATGGATGACCCTGACTACATTCTCATGGGAACAGATGGAGGGCTTTTTGAAACGTTCGATGGCACGGAGACCTGGCATTTTATCGCGAATCTGCCGGTTACTCAATACTACAAGGTGGCGGTTGATGATCAGGAACCCTTTTATCGCATCTTTGGCGGGACACAGGACAATGGCTCTCACGGTGGCCCTTCCCAAACCGATAACCAGCACGGCATCCGCAATGCTGACTGGTTCAAAACCCTTGGAGGAGACGGACATCAATCTGCGACTGAGCCCGGGAATCCCGACATTATGTACGCGCAATCGCAGCAAGGACGATTGCACCGTGTAGATCTCCTCACCGGAGAACAGACCTTAATTCAGCCGCAGGCTGGTCTCGGTGAAAAACACGAAAGATATAACTGGGATGCCCCTATTCTAGTAAGCCCACACGAACCCACCACCATCTATTTTGGATCCTATCGTGTCTGGAAATCAACGGACCGAGGAGACAGCTGGGTGGCAATCTCTGGAGATTTAACTCGCGATCAGGAGCGGCTTGCCCTTCCGATTATGGGGCATGTCCAGAGCTATAATAATCCCTGGGATTTAAATGCCATGTCGGTCTACAACACGATCACATCGCTGGCCGAGTCCCCCGTTGAAGCAGGTCTCCTGTATGTAGGTACCGACGACGGTCTGATTCAGATTTCCGAGGATGACGGCCAGAATTGGCGAAGCGTAGAGGTTGGCAGCATTGATGGAATTCCATCCACCGCATTTGTCAATCACGTGTATGCCGACCTGCACGATGCCGATGTTGTCTATGCAGCTCTTGACGACCACAAGTTTGGGGATCTCTCTCCCTATCTGATCAAGAGCAGTGATCGTGGCCGCTCCTGGACATCCATTGCAGAGAACTTGCCGGACCGAACCCTGATTTGGCGGATCGTACAGGATCACGTAAACCCGAACCTGCTCTTTACTGCAACGGAATTTGGAATTTACTTTACCATTGACGGGGGAGACCAATGGATTAAGCTTGCTTCCGACGCGAATATTTCATTCCGCGACCTCGTGATCCAGCAGCGGGAAAATGATCTTGTTGGTGCATCCTTTGGACGCGGATTCTTTGTACTTGACGACTACACTCCGCTTCGCGAAATCAGCACAGAGCTTCTTTCTCAGGATGCTCATCTATTCTCACCGCGTACAACTAGACTGTATGTTGAGCGTGACGTCGCGGGAGGATCGCAGGGAACCAACTACTACGCCGCTCCCAATCCGCCCTACGGTGCAACGTTCACGTATTACCTCCGTGAAGGATCAAAGACGCTTCGGCAGATTCGTCGGGAAAGAGAAAAGAAGATTGGTGCTGGCGAAGATGTTCCGTTTCCTGGATGGGATGCACTTGAAGCGGAGGAAAATGAGGTTCCCGACAAGGTTTATGTAGTAATCAGAGATGCAGCGAACCAAGTGGCTGGTCGTGTCTCGGGTAGTACCTCCAAAGGGATGCACCGTGTAACCTGGAACCTGAGATATCCTTCTTCTGCTGTTGTTACCCCAGGGAATACAGGGAATAATTCAAGCCAGTACCTTGCTTCCCCCGGTACCTATTCTGCGACGCTGGTACGAGTCAGTGATGGCGTGGAATCCGTACTGTCCGGCCCAGTTACTCTTGAGATCGTTCCGCTTCGTGAACCTGCCCTTGCGGGAAAAACCCCCGATGAAATCAACACATATCGAGCAAGAGCCGCCTCACTCATGCAGCGCGCCAGTCTGCTCTCAGGATCTGTCTCAGAGAACCTCGAATTACTTGAAGCAATGGAAGCAGCACATCTGCGCGCCCCGAATCCCTCGTCTGATTTAACCGCAGAGTTGCATTCTGCCCGATCCGCACTCCTTGAAATCAATCTCATCCTGAGTGGCTACGAGTCGAAAGAGGGGCCAGGTGAGCGGGATGCTCCGACGGTCATGTCAAGATTGTTTGTCGGACAAAGTGGGCTCCGAACTACCTACGGACCCACGGCACTCCACGAGCAATCACTGGACGCAGGAGAGGCGCAACTAGGGGATCTGGAATCCGCACTGACCTCCTTTGTGGAAACCGTACTGCCCGCTGTGACCAGTGCTTTGGAAGCGACCGGTGCACCTCCCATCAGAGAGTAG